One region of Afipia carboxidovorans OM5 genomic DNA includes:
- a CDS encoding phospholipase D-like domain-containing protein, with product MPELLNDRRFDALIGELYPLATQAARIIAHLADSTDAIGRSDRDLAARLGGVSAEHVAIVRRALIENGLATRSSFATRLHSEPSELVALAEHLQGVAAYLRVHKDRDEVRLVLTEPGLKSALRRAIDDAQALPPIVFQTTDAFFNLARGARQELVILSPFLDPQGVALLLELFSLCRPGVRRVLISRPLAESQCGDAFKPRAADFRRLNVSVIEYALPSSLPSGRETFHAKVVLIDDSEFYVGSSNFMGSALERSFECGVFIRGETARQMRSVLLAVRAVGVPVLDY from the coding sequence ATGCCAGAGCTGCTCAATGATCGTCGTTTCGATGCGCTGATCGGCGAGCTTTATCCGCTCGCCACACAGGCCGCGCGGATCATCGCACATTTAGCCGACAGTACGGATGCGATCGGCCGCTCGGATCGTGATCTAGCAGCTCGGTTGGGAGGCGTTTCTGCTGAGCACGTTGCCATCGTTCGTCGTGCGCTGATCGAGAATGGCCTTGCCACACGGTCGAGCTTTGCCACCCGGCTGCACTCAGAGCCTTCTGAGCTTGTTGCATTGGCCGAGCACCTCCAAGGCGTGGCCGCCTACCTTCGGGTCCATAAAGACCGGGACGAGGTCCGGTTGGTGCTCACGGAGCCCGGCTTGAAGAGTGCGCTTCGCCGGGCCATCGATGACGCGCAAGCGCTCCCGCCGATTGTCTTCCAGACGACCGATGCGTTTTTCAACTTGGCGCGCGGTGCCAGGCAGGAGTTAGTTATCCTCTCCCCGTTTTTGGACCCTCAAGGAGTGGCCCTGTTGCTGGAGCTATTCTCGCTTTGCCGGCCCGGGGTGCGCCGCGTGCTGATTTCAAGGCCCTTGGCAGAATCGCAATGTGGGGACGCGTTCAAACCACGCGCTGCCGATTTCCGGCGCTTGAATGTATCAGTGATCGAATATGCGTTGCCTTCATCGCTGCCGTCCGGTCGTGAGACGTTCCACGCGAAAGTCGTGCTGATTGATGATTCGGAATTCTACGTCGGATCGAGCAATTTTATGGGTTCGGCGCTCGAACGGTCATTTGAGTGTGGCGTGTTCATCCGAGGCGAGACAGCAAGGCAAATGCGCTCGGTTCTCCTCGCCGTTCGCGCGGTAGGAGTTCCGGTTCTCGATTATTAA